The Mercurialis annua linkage group LG7, ddMerAnnu1.2, whole genome shotgun sequence genome includes the window TGCAAACAGTCACAGTATTCGCTTATTTCCACAATTAATAATTACGCCCGTTGAATATTAGATCCTTTGCTCCTCGGTACTCGTAACACGCTTCACCGGGTCTAATTAGGATTTAAACATTAATaactgaaataaattttaactctAAAATTTATTCTAGACCGACCCAATTTCGTCCGGCCAAATACAAACAAAAGCAATGAAAGAAACACAACTTAATCTTTCAGCATTTAACCATAAAATTAAAGAACCAATATGCttataataaactaatttattatttcaaaaattaaatcggACGAATATGTTGGACAACTTGACGGGGCAATAATGAAGTTGACAACTTGACGGGGCAATAAACAGATGGTGCTGTACACAACAAGCCTCATACGGGCTCTAGGCCTTGCATTATCTAAtcatatttagtttattttaccaTTTAAGTGAAGCCCATAATCAATATCCAAGTATcggagaaatttttttatttttattttaaattaatatctatCGTAGaaacaatcaaaatataaaatatcctTTTTAAGTTATATTTCCGTTTATTATTCGTGTTatacatttgattttttattaaaatgttaaattacATTCGAACTACGCGGGCTTTGATCCTATCGACCGGGTATGTAGGCATTTTGGATCTCATCTGAAACCAAGTCCATTTTTCTTCAAAAACATTTTTATCCAAAATACATTTCGTTTAAATTCAattcatattttcaaatttcaaaatcaaaaatcattttttgtatatttttcaaACTACGCAGACTTTAATACCGTCAAGCGGATACGTAGGATTTTGGATCACTTCTAAAATCAAATccacttcttttaaaattatttttatctaactaatcatttttaaaatctgTAAATATAATTAGAGACCGATTTCATTCATCTCTAAAAAATGCACTTTCAATTtcaaataatctattttatttaataattttcatcaaattaaatatctttttttaaattctaattgAACTACGCGGACTTTGATCCTGTCAAGCGGGTACATAGACTTTTCGATTGAGAATCGAAATCAAGTCCACCtttccttttaaattttaaggctttttacacaaataacctaaattggctaattatttacttttataaatgtcAAACTTTCCACTTACTAAACTATCACACATGGAGCtgattataacttttatacggatttTATATATTCAACCCTAAAAGCACATTCATCATAATTTCATTaatttctctctcctcatcattcaattcCCTCTTCCTCTCACCTcatatttctctctctttctctcagCTCATTTTCCTCTCTCTTTTTTACAGTTCTCTATTTCTCTGTTCCGTCGTCGTCCGCTGCGTCGTTCTCCGCTCCTTCactcctccgtcatcgttctcatcatcgttTCCGTTGTCATCTTCGCCAACGCCATCATTTTCTCTGCTAAAAAGGGGAGGATTAATAATGGAATAAGCATAAAAGTAGAATCTCACATCGATTAGGAGAAGACGGACACGCTGGAAGCACTATAAACAGGACACGAGCCCATACACCCAGAGGTACGACTAATTCGAACTAATATACATTATTCTTATTAAAACAACTAATTGACTTAAGCTTCGAAGCAGTCATGGGGTCCCGGACTTGCTGTAACCGATTCTCTTCATATTGTCCTCTTAATAGGACATGAGACGCACGTCAAACATCTAGAtctatcattaattttttttaggccCGAACTAGCCTATTGATTATAACACGTTTACCCCAAATCATCCTTACTGTCGTGGCTTAGagtacattaaaaaataaatgacaaTTGTAATCAAagcactaaaaataaattatccacGTATACTATATAATGCAAATAAGATGGTCTAACTCATGTTTCGTAATTATATCTTGATTACCTCTTccgattaaattgcttaaatccCCTCCTTATAATTCAATCTAGCTGCAAGTGATTATTAACTACTTAACCACAAACATTAAACTCAATAACTAAAATTGCATTAATAAAGAAAGATAGgaatttttgttttcaaaatttaaatctaGCATCTATACTACTCACAATATTTCAAGTCAACTAATTTAGCTAGACATgcttaaattaacaaaaataaataataatgaacATGATTAAATAATTTGAAAGGAATAAAAACCGAAAAGTAATCTGAAAACAATGCCTTGAGTTCAACATTTTAAGATTTAAAACACAAAAGAACTATCTAAgaactaaaaagaaattaacCTAAAAGCAATTGTTCGTAAACTAAAATAATGAGGGACTAGATTGATTACATATCCTTGAGTTGAGTTTTTATATAGAGAAAGTCCTAAAAACATCTTGCAAGTCAAGTTTCAATCCAAGTTGAAGTTCAAgtgaaaatagaaaaaacaaaatattccCATCGCATGTCATCCTGCCGGCGGTGGGATCCTGCCAGCCGACAGGACTTCTTTGCAGAAAAGAATCATGCCGACTTCCCAATCCTGACAGCCGGAAGGGTTTATTTAAGCTTGGCATGATCCTCAAGCAGAGAGGAATCATGCCGAGTATTACATTCATGCCGAGCAGCAAGAATGCCTTACTAAGTAGGAATGTTAAATTCTCCTCCGAAAGCATTCCGACTTTGATCCTTAATCCAAAATGCTCTACTTCGTTCCAAATGTGAAAGCCTACAAAATAAACATCTTTTCAAGTACTAAATCCTTTAAAATAGAAAGAAATAACTCAGTTATGCTTAAAAAACATCATACAAATTATATGCATCACCAGACCACAAAGAAGATCTCCTTCGTCGTTTGAATCCAAATAGATAGTCCGGCGATGAGTTGGTTCGGCTGCAAGGAGGCGGTCCGGCAACAAGTAGTGGTTGTGGAAGAAggtgtaaataaaaaagaatttttttttgttttaaaattatgtgGAAAGTTGAGGGActgaattagtttttttttagagTGATGTGGTATTTAATATGCGAGTTAGGAAAAATCTGGTTGCCACGTGCCTCTCCGGCACTCCACATGTGCCAAAAGTGAtcgaaaattaaaaatgagctacaaattgccaaaaatagaaaggttaaaatttgtttcataatattttaaacattgaaattaaatcgctataaaaataaaatgttgggACTTGTTTTACAAATAACCTTTTATAAAAaggattattttcaaaatatctcattttgatacatatttaaatCTTTTTCACCCATCTTTTTATACTTTCCCTCTCCATccttatttaaaacataatataccCTATTATATATTAGAGCTTTATCTCATTTAAGGTCATTTGATTCTCATAACCACCAtactttttctctctcctcacacaaattctctctttctctctagTTCTCTCAACTATCAATTGTTTCTCTTTTCACTTCTCTCTATCACCAGCGAACGTAGTTTAGTAGATTTTTCGTCGTATTTTTCTCCGTCGCATTTATTTGGTGGATTCTCATTGTCGCGATTCTTCCAATAATTTTCTCACCGTCGCGTTTCTTCCGATGGATTCCTCGACGTcgtttttagatattttgtaattttttaaattttttatgataaattaaaatttttataaagaGATTGTTGTAgatctattatttttatgtttataaaattcttctattattcatataattatttcgtCTTTTTTTGTTCGTAGATTTTTttatgctactgattttgtaaacaTGAATTGATTTCtggtgtatttgtagtgtttttatggtgtatttacgttacagtgtatttctggtgtatttataatgtatttctggtgtttttctGGTGTATCTATGGTTTTCTAttgtatttacagtgtttatgctGTATTTGTAGGTTTTTTTGGtatacattataaaaacactACCAAAACACCatagatacactataaaaacactataaaaacaccatagttACATTAAAAACACAATATATATACTATAATACAccatagttacactaaaaaaacaccaaaaaataaataaaaaaaacaccaaaaaaaagTCTATAAAAAGggaataaatcattaaaagtgaaaaaaagtatttgtgaaattttaaCGAAAAGAAGGTATTTTCgtaaaagaaaagttagaaaaataaggacaaaaaacaatataaagttgtaaaaaaaaataagaaatagtGTAGGTAGgaaattttttctttataaaaagtCCATTTTTTAAAGTAAACTTAAACAAGACAGCTCAAGATTGGGAAGTCAGTATTGTTCATATCCATCGCGAAGGCAATCGATGCGCTGATCGTATGACTAGCCATGGTTTTCGTCATGATGTGTGACGGGTTATTCATGAGACCATTCCTTCTGGAATTGCTGATTACGTTTTAGATGAAATTGCGGGTGTTTCTTTGCCCCGTATGTGTAGATTGCTTTAGCTCTCTTTTGACCTTGGCCTCTCCcttgttttcaaaaaaaaaaattcttttctttcattcattggttaaccaacgttGTTACATTTGTTCTTAATAAGTGAAATAGATGGAAAAATAGAGACTACATCAAATTGAggcaataaataaattataacacTGTAAGATAGAATGTTAAAGGCGGCGACCACCGCAGCCATTCTGACGCTGGCAATTAAAGTAAAGAGCGGCCACCGGTGAACCCAAATTGTAAAGCTCAGCAAAGTCTCTGGTGTTGAAGTTCTGACGCCAACCTGGTGCATACACAGTTTGTCTTCCCAATTGCCTAAACAACACGAACACGAACCGATGAATCCCTACGAATGGTCTCGGGCTTTCGTAGCAGACAATCTCTTGCCCTGTCATTTACATTTTCACCGTTTTTATTACATcattaattttaactaaatctTTCAAAACAAATATATTGGTTAAAAAAAAACGGATACTTTCCAACGGGGTTGGTTCAAGTagtaagcggcttgatatcgcttaaccaaggtctcgggttcgagccTTGTGAATAAAATCCCcgctggcagactcacccaccattccaggtgcgcgacgcgggtcggatccggattagtcaggacGAAGTCCTGAAAACCGGATGGGCAACCCAAAAAAGAATAATCTTATACTTAATTATAGTAAACTGTTATAAAACAGTCACCGACGCTTTATTATACATTTtggttattaaaattttattttccgacaaaaaaattacacaatCAAATTCCGGCAAAAAATTGCTTATATGACCGAAGGATTGCCTAAATGACAAAGTTTGATATCTAATGccaaaattgattgaaaaaaataaaaatttagctaTCATATAAAAAGTGTATAGTTCACTaaccataaaaatatttaatgcaATGTATTATTTAGCTAGGTACTCACCGAAGCTTGCCCCTGTAGTTGCTGGAATATCAGTCACCATCCTACACACAACCAGcacagatatatatatatcaaaaacaaacaaacattttGAGTATACTTTTATATCCTATTTGGTTCTTGTAGTCATCCCTAGCCAccgattaaatatttttacggATATCAAACTATATATTTGTTATAAAACAGTTActcacattttaattttatacattgtcgtaaccaaatttttatttttctaacaaTAGAAAGTTATCTAATCAATTCCGGCTCTTATTTGCCTATGTAGCCGACAAATTGTCTGTGTAAAAGTTGAACACCTATATATTCCCCGATCTATGACAACGAGGGATTGGATTCGAGTAAAGACTGTTAGGCATGGGCTGCTTAGCAGAATGGAAAGCAGGACTTTTTATTACATCCTAAATTTGAAATCAACGTCGAATCCCGGCTATCCGAAAAACGTAGACTGAAGCGGAATCCACGCGGCTATATAGGCATTTATTGCCCAGAATTGATCGGTAACCTCCCATTATTGAGAAAATGGAAGTTCGcttactaaaatataaaaaatgaaacattgATAGCcgttttaataagaaaaatgtaTGAATTcgcaaaaatatttaaccccaAGCGGATTAATAAGATCCATCTGTTTAAACTGTACAATTTGGTTCACCAGCAGCTGCATTATCTATTTTGTATTATTGATACTTGCCCTACTGTTTCATCCCGAAAAGGAAAAAACATTTGCACCATTGCATGTTACCCAATAACATTAATGCCAATCCACCGTTCATTTTATTCCGCCTAGTTGATCATGCATATcagtgtatatatataaatgtacgataattaaaaaactaaagaaGCAAAAGACACAGCTAGTGTATGTTTTCATGGTAAGCTAGGCTAGATACGTACCAATGCAAGTATTCTCTGAGATTCGGGTCACTTGGGCTAGGAGCGTCTGGATCCACCATTACCTACAATTAACACAATCTCATCATAAGAAAATAACCCTAAGAATCTGTTGTCTTTTTACAGAAGGGTTAATTCAGTGGTGAAACAACTAAAAGCTTAGGATATATAGGGTCTAATCCAAACTCTCGATAGAAATTTTCAGAAAAATAATCAAGATAGCTAGGATTTATAGTGAATCTAGGGTTAGGTGAAGGTTAAAATCAAACTCTCAAAAGGTTAGAAGTGAAATGAGGTTAAGCTCGAGCTGAAACAAAATTCGGAttccgtcactaatttttttgttatattttaataactGAACTCTTAATTTTACATCAACGAGAGATTACTATAGctatttagattataaaattatttatgcgGTAACAAAAATCTGTGTGGTTATCAAACCGTAAGCAATTTTTGTATCCGCATTGCTATTATAATATCTCGTTTATgtagaaataaaattttaataataaatgaaaCGATTATAATCGTTCCGTAAAACGCATATAGTTGAGTAAACTTATAAAACTTTAACTCACACAAATGGACAAATAATCAAGAAAAGAAGAATTAGAATGAAGAAATACCAAAGTAAAGAAGGTTCGTAAATCATGACCACCAACATCAACCCTAGGCTGGGTGATGATTTGAGAAGGTTTCAGTTCATAGCCATTGTTAACCTCTTTGTTGCAGTAACGAACACGCAGAGAGATGGACCGACTAAAGGGGTCAACTACATCTCCAATCACACGCCCAACTGTAAGAGGATCTCTTAATCTTGAAATCACattcattttctttattttcgcACTCAGcctctcttttttttccttACAACTCACCTAGCGACACCGCCTTTATATTGTGTTCTATCATATAAgcttttggtattttttttggtaagtcCATCCGGTTTCCAAAGTTTCGCTCTGACTAATTCGGATCCGACCCGCgccgcgcacctggcatggtgggtgagtctgccagtggaaattttctgcatttcacaaagactcgaacccgagacttTGCTTAAGCGATaacaagccgcttaccacttgaaccaaccCCCATTGATAAGCTTTTGGTATTATTgtgcaaaaagaaaaagaatttttGATTTCATTTAGGCGTCACTAAGTAATTCCTTCTGTAAAACTTACCTTATAAGTGTAGTGTTGGAGTCACTCACAGGCGGAGCCGGGAGCCCATTTTGACTCGACTTGGTCGAAAATAcaaactttttttgaaaaaaattataattctaaaCTCCTCTTTGACTGATATaagatttaattatataaaaaaataacgaCCTTTGCATATAGTTCAATTTTaatcatgatttttaaaaggaccttttaattttttgcaaattcatctaaatgtatttttgttgactaaattcttcactaaaccattaattaaagacctgaattataaatcgacatcaaattttattatctctcggttagagtatgtaggattatGAATTTTGAGTCATAAATAATACactgaattttattttggtgatagatttgaaataaaataaaagattgtgtatataaatatcaatttttaaaagttgtgattaaaatgaaactacaTGTAAAGGTCGTAATTCTTTATGTAATTACCCTTGATATAAAACaatcatttattaaaatttgtttatatatatttcaacCCCAATTAAAATTTACGGCTAGaacaacatatatttttatttatggttgTTCCAAGTACgatatatatagaaataatatcgtGTCACATTATCTTTAAATATGAGTTGtagatatatttgataaaagtcgtaaaaataataaatcaaactgagcaaaatttatatatttgacaaaaaaaaaaccatagtCGTGAATGCTAAATAGGTTGTTATGTTTCATATAATGTAAGGGTActatattctttttcttttttagtttaTCTTTATATATCATTTCTTGTATTGTTTTAGGATTAAGGCAATTATCTAATATTAGCTTACATTTTCTTgtatctctttttcttttcaaccAATGATAGATTTAATCTTTTATCAATGTTATTATGGTATAAGA containing:
- the LOC126657718 gene encoding protein HEADING DATE 3A-like; this translates as MNVISRLRDPLTVGRVIGDVVDPFSRSISLRVRYCNKEVNNGYELKPSQIITQPRVDVGGHDLRTFFTLVMVDPDAPSPSDPNLREYLHWMVTDIPATTGASFGQEIVCYESPRPFVGIHRFVFVLFRQLGRQTVYAPGWRQNFNTRDFAELYNLGSPVAALYFNCQRQNGCGGRRL